In one window of Qipengyuania gaetbuli DNA:
- a CDS encoding TadE/TadG family type IV pilus assembly protein, translating into MGRRIGTFLQRLKKDTTGNLLLMAGAGITALVGAAGISVDTVQWYLWKRQMQQAVDTGAVAGALAMSFGRDHNTAVTSEVGRTANTVHTIELVSTPPTSGAWTGDSGAIEVVATTSRALPFSSVFLSTPPTIRTRAVATAVAIGNPCVRALATDGTGIDVFGGAQVNLGCPVSSNSPGGVSVDLGGSSFLNTDLVMSVGGIDYGSGNLPSNASLVSYGLPVEDPLASRNLTWSPTCNLNNVNVTPGQTRTLDPCRYNNGLRIQGTVYLRPGVYVIDGGSLTINSGAEVFMAPGTTGGVTFILTGNNPTQVATLSVNGSAEIDIRAPTMAEDPLWGGILFYQDRIASDLSNTINGGSDINLHGAIYFPTNDLIYNGDSSQTAQCLLIVTQRVRFGGTNNIDNNCDPDLTTINSSAFTIRVVE; encoded by the coding sequence ATGGGCAGGCGTATCGGAACATTTCTGCAGCGTCTGAAGAAGGACACGACCGGAAACCTGCTGCTTATGGCAGGGGCCGGGATCACTGCGCTCGTCGGGGCCGCGGGGATCAGCGTGGACACGGTCCAGTGGTATCTCTGGAAACGGCAGATGCAGCAGGCCGTCGATACCGGCGCCGTTGCCGGCGCGCTTGCCATGTCCTTCGGGCGCGACCACAACACGGCAGTCACCAGCGAGGTCGGACGCACCGCCAACACGGTCCACACGATCGAGCTGGTTTCCACGCCGCCGACCAGCGGCGCCTGGACGGGCGACAGCGGGGCGATCGAAGTCGTCGCGACCACCAGCCGCGCCCTGCCCTTCTCTTCCGTCTTCCTGTCGACCCCGCCCACCATACGCACCCGCGCCGTCGCCACCGCCGTCGCAATCGGCAATCCGTGCGTGCGCGCACTGGCAACCGATGGCACGGGCATCGACGTCTTCGGCGGCGCGCAAGTCAATCTGGGCTGCCCGGTTTCGTCCAATTCTCCGGGGGGCGTTTCGGTCGACCTCGGCGGTTCGAGCTTCCTCAATACCGACCTCGTCATGAGTGTCGGGGGGATCGACTACGGATCGGGCAACTTGCCGTCCAACGCCTCGCTCGTATCCTATGGCCTGCCAGTCGAGGATCCGCTGGCGAGCCGCAACCTGACCTGGTCGCCAACCTGTAACCTCAACAATGTCAACGTGACGCCCGGCCAGACCCGCACGCTCGATCCGTGCCGCTACAATAACGGGCTGCGTATCCAGGGCACCGTTTACCTGCGCCCCGGTGTCTACGTGATCGATGGCGGTTCGCTGACGATCAACTCGGGTGCAGAGGTTTTCATGGCTCCCGGCACGACCGGGGGGGTCACCTTTATCCTGACCGGGAACAACCCTACGCAGGTCGCGACCCTGTCGGTGAACGGCAGCGCGGAAATCGACATTCGCGCACCAACCATGGCGGAAGACCCGCTGTGGGGCGGGATCTTGTTCTACCAGGACCGCATCGCGTCGGACCTGAGCAACACGATCAACGGCGGTTCGGACATCAACCTGCACGGGGCGATCTATTTCCCGACCAACGACCTGATTTACAACGGGGATTCGTCGCAGACTGCGCAGTGCCTGCTGATCGTCACCCAGCGCGTGCGCTTCGGCGGGACGAACAACATCGACAACAATTGCGACCCTGACCTGACGACGATCAATTCGTCCGCCTTCACGATCAGGGTGGTGGAGTAG